A single genomic interval of Cytophagia bacterium CHB2 harbors:
- a CDS encoding GAF domain-containing protein produces MENEERHNGDALLDALSRISTVINTLQEFDVLLEKIMDIAVETVGAERGFILLNNETGTLKVRIARNITEEKIQDVARISSSVVRQVLQTGEAVLIYDTESEGAFEDMHSIVMYQIRSIACVPLKIKERRIGALYLDSINHRSGFTQTSIPFLMTFANQAAIAIENAQLYQQLQEENRQLRKEVQRVSGFAGIIGESHKMKQIFDTINSLLDSDAPVLIQGESGTGKELVARALHHHGARREKTFVALFCGALPESLLESELFGHKKGAFTGAISDKKGLFETADCGTFFLDEIGDISLTLQTQLLRVLQEGEIKRVGENHVRKVDVRIITATNKNLQEKIKDGSFREDLYYRLNVMNIYLPALRERAEDIPLLVQHFLQLFTEKYRKNIHGFSSAALDRLTRYHWPGNIRELRNTVERAVVHAKGALIGVEDLRLAETNGHLALASNMTVEQLVRKLVEQTLQETGGNVTHAAQRLGVSRRWIQYKQKQWQYGQN; encoded by the coding sequence ATGGAAAACGAAGAACGTCACAACGGCGACGCCCTTCTTGACGCCCTGTCGCGCATCAGCACGGTTATCAATACGCTGCAAGAGTTCGACGTTTTGCTCGAAAAGATCATGGATATCGCGGTCGAGACGGTGGGCGCCGAGCGCGGATTTATTTTATTGAACAACGAAACCGGCACCCTGAAGGTGCGTATTGCGCGCAACATCACGGAAGAGAAAATTCAAGACGTGGCGCGCATCTCCAGCAGCGTGGTGCGCCAGGTGTTGCAAACCGGCGAAGCGGTGTTGATTTACGACACCGAGAGCGAGGGCGCATTCGAAGACATGCACAGCATCGTCATGTATCAGATTCGCTCGATTGCCTGCGTGCCGTTGAAAATCAAGGAACGGCGCATCGGCGCGCTCTATCTCGACAGCATCAACCATCGCAGCGGCTTCACGCAAACCAGCATTCCCTTCTTGATGACGTTTGCCAATCAGGCCGCCATTGCCATCGAAAATGCCCAGCTTTACCAGCAGCTTCAGGAAGAAAACCGCCAGTTGCGCAAAGAAGTGCAGCGCGTCAGCGGCTTTGCCGGCATCATCGGCGAAAGCCACAAGATGAAGCAGATTTTTGACACCATCAACAGCCTGCTGGATTCCGATGCGCCGGTGTTGATTCAAGGGGAAAGCGGCACGGGCAAGGAATTGGTCGCGCGCGCGCTGCACCATCACGGCGCGCGGCGCGAGAAAACGTTTGTCGCCCTGTTTTGCGGCGCGCTGCCGGAATCGTTGCTCGAAAGCGAACTGTTCGGGCACAAGAAGGGCGCGTTTACCGGCGCCATCAGCGATAAAAAAGGCTTGTTCGAGACGGCAGATTGCGGCACGTTTTTTCTCGACGAAATCGGCGATATCTCGCTCACGCTGCAAACGCAGCTTTTGCGCGTTTTGCAGGAAGGCGAAATCAAGCGCGTCGGCGAGAATCACGTGCGCAAGGTCGACGTCCGCATCATCACCGCCACCAACAAAAATCTTCAGGAAAAAATCAAAGACGGCTCGTTTCGCGAGGATTTGTATTATCGCTTGAACGTCATGAATATCTATTTGCCGGCGTTGCGCGAGCGCGCCGAAGATATTCCGCTGTTGGTGCAGCATTTTCTGCAATTGTTCACCGAAAAATACCGCAAGAACATTCACGGCTTTTCCTCAGCGGCGCTGGATCGCTTGACGCGCTATCACTGGCCGGGAAACATCCGTGAATTGCGCAACACCGTCGAGCGCGCCGTGGTGCACGCCAAGGGCGCATTGATCGGCGTGGAAGATTTGCGCCTGGCCGAGACCAACGGCCATCTTGCGCTTGCCTCCAACATGACGGTGGAGCAGCTCGTGCGCAAGCTGGTCGAGCAAACGTTGCAGGAAACGGGCGGCAATGTCACGCACGCCGCGCAGCGGCTGGGGGTATCGCGACGCTGGATTCAATACAAACAGAAACAGTGGCAATATGGACAGAATTGA
- the argB gene encoding acetylglutamate kinase, which yields MEKLFIIKIGGNVIDQPGAYAAFLDDFAQIEGKKILVHGGGKLATDLARTLGIETKMVEGRRITDAETLKVVTMVYAGLINKSIVSGLQSRGCNALGLTGADADVISAKKRQHPTLDYGFVGDIARVNTATIMSFLHAGISPVFAPLTHDGQGMMLNTNADAIAAALAGALLLHFKTSLIYCFDKKGVLASTQEDSVIPRLTLARYHELRKAGIISQGMIPKLDESFAALQAGAQAVILCHASQIRLAAGGETPVGTRLSL from the coding sequence ATGGAAAAACTCTTCATCATCAAAATCGGTGGAAACGTTATCGATCAACCCGGGGCCTACGCCGCCTTTCTCGACGATTTTGCGCAAATTGAGGGCAAGAAAATTTTAGTACACGGTGGTGGCAAACTCGCCACAGACCTTGCCAGGACTCTCGGCATTGAAACCAAAATGGTGGAAGGCCGGCGCATTACGGATGCGGAAACACTCAAGGTTGTAACCATGGTGTACGCCGGTTTGATCAACAAAAGTATTGTCAGCGGCCTGCAAAGCCGGGGTTGCAATGCCCTGGGTTTAACCGGCGCTGATGCGGACGTCATATCTGCGAAGAAGCGGCAACACCCAACGCTCGATTACGGCTTTGTCGGCGATATTGCGCGCGTCAACACGGCGACGATTATGTCGTTTTTGCATGCTGGCATTTCTCCGGTTTTTGCGCCGCTGACGCACGACGGCCAAGGCATGATGCTCAACACCAACGCCGATGCCATTGCCGCGGCGCTGGCCGGCGCATTGTTACTGCATTTTAAAACGAGTTTGATTTATTGCTTCGACAAAAAGGGGGTTTTGGCGTCCACCCAAGAAGACAGCGTTATTCCCCGCCTGACGCTTGCCCGCTATCATGAACTGCGCAAAGCCGGTATCATCTCTCAGGGCATGATTCCCAAGTTGGACGAGTCCTTCGCCGCTTTGCAAGCCGGAGCGCAAGCCGTCATTTTATGCCATGCCTCTCAAATTCGCCTTGCTGCCGGCGGTGAAACGCCGGTGGGAACCCGCCTGAGTTTGTGA